From Brassica oleracea var. oleracea cultivar TO1000 chromosome C3, BOL, whole genome shotgun sequence, a single genomic window includes:
- the LOC106333861 gene encoding peroxidase 24, with product MAKNQQTLARFLFSLGLVLAVLLYVDGKGDSRSNGHNNGHNNGHARRRGRWEGKLKMKFYHKTCPEAEDIVNEIVSEKVKASPSLAAKLLRVHYHDCFVRGCDASLFLDSVAGKAASEKEARPNLSLVGFGIIDEIKSVLEKRCPKTVSCADILTLAARDAVSYQYGRPLWNVFTGRVDGRVSLATEATRDLPSAGANFTSLQKLFAESDLDVVDLVALSGAHTIGTARCGVFSRRLLNFTGKGDTDPSLNSSYASFLKSKCSDKSQRLNSTAVVGMDPTGALSFDSGYFVSLLQHKGLFTSDAALLTDPSAAHIASVFQNSESFLAQFGRSMIKMSSIKVLTLGDEGGEIRRNCRVVN from the exons ATGGCTAAGAACCAGCAGACTCTAGCTCGGTTTCTATTTTCTCTTGGTTTGGTTTTGGCTGTCTTACTTTATGTTGATGGTAAAGGAGACAGTCGCAGCAATGGTCATAATAATGGTCATAACAATGGCCATGCGAGGAGGAGAGGAAGATGGGAGGGTAAGCTGAAGATGAAATTCTATCACAAGACCTGTCCTGAAGCCGAGGATATCGTGAACGAGATCGTGTCCGAGAAAGTCAAAGCAAGCCCTAGCTTAGCTGCCAAGTTACTGAGGGTTCATTACCATGACTGCTTTGTTAGG GGGTGTGACGCATCACTGTTTTTAGATTCGGTTGCTGGCAAAGCCGCGTCAGAGAAGGAAGCGAGACCTAATCTCTCGCTTGTAGGGTTTGGAATCATCGATGAGATCAAGTCAGTTCTTGAAAAACGATGTCCCAAAACCGTCTCCTGCGCTGACATTCTCACGCTAGCCGCCCGCGATGCCGTCTCGTACCAA TATGGTCGGCCGCTATGGAATGTATTTACCGGACGTGTTGATGGAAGAGTTTCATTGGCGACTGAGGCCACCAGAGACTTGCCGTCCGCTGGGGCAAACTTCACCTCTCTACAGAAACTCTTTGCCGAGAGCGATTTGGACGTCGTTGACCTCGTTGCTTTATCAG GAGCGCACACAATAGGAACAGCACGTTGCGGTGTGTTTAGTCGGAGACTGTTGAACTTCACCGGAAAAGGGGACACAGATCCTTCCCTGAACTCTAGCTACGCCTCTTTCCTCAAATCCAAATGCTCAGACAAATCTCAAAGACTCAACTCTACCGCAGTGGTCGGAATGGACCCCACAGGAGCACTCTCCTTCGACAGTGGCTACTTCGTATCTCTCCTACAACACAAAGGACTCTTCACCTCTGACGCTGCCTTGTTGACTGATCCCTCAGCCGCTCACATTGCTAGTGTTTTCCAAAACTCTGAAAGCTTTCTTGCTCAGTTTGGTCGGTCTATGATCAAGATGAGCTCCATCAAGGTCCTTACACTTGGAGATGAAGGTGGTGAGATTCGCAGAAACTGTCGCGTTGTCAACTAA
- the LOC106334991 gene encoding probable acetyltransferase NATA1-like has product MAAAAPPPPPTAAPEPNMVPETSPIGHPVFSRIRLATPLDVPFIHKLIHQMAVFERLTHLFSATESNLSSSLFTSPPFKSFTVFLLEVSRSPFPATLPSPDFTPLLKTHNLDLPIEDPESHNFTPDTLNDVAVAGFVLFFPNYSSFLAKPGFYIEDIFVREPYRRKGFGSMLLTAVAKQAVKMGYGRVEWVVLDWNANAIKFYEQMGAQILQEWRVCRLTGDALQAFDNVNI; this is encoded by the coding sequence ATGGCAGCCGCCGCACCTCCACCACCTCCAACCGCAGCACCAGAGCCAAACATGGTCCCAGAAACCTCCCCCATCGGCCACCCCGTCTTCTCCCGCATCCGCCTCGCCACGCCTCTCGACGTCCCCTTCATCCACAAACTCATCCACCAGATGGCCGTCTTCGAGCGCCTCACTCACCTCTTCTCCGCCACCGAGTCCAACCTCTCCTCCTCTCTCTTCACCTCCCCTCCCTTCAAATCCTTCACCGTCTTCCTCCTCGAAGTCTCCCGCTCCCCATTCCCCGCCACACTCCCTTCCCCTGACTTCACACCTCTCCTCAAAACTCACAACCTCGATCTCCCTATAGAAGACCCGGAGAGCCACAACTTTACCCCGGATACGCTAAACGACGTCGCAGTGGCTGGGTTTGTTCTGTTTTTTCCGAACTACTCGAGCTTTTTGGCGAAGCCTGGGTTTTACATAGAGGATATCTTTGTGAGGGAGCCGTATAGGAGGAAAGGGTTTGGGAGTATGCTGCTGACTGCTGTGGCGAAGCAAGCGGTGAAGATGGGTTACGGGAGGGTGGAGTGGGTTGTGCTTGATTGGAATGCGAATGCTATTAAGTTTTATGAGCAGATGGGTGCTCAGATTCTTCAGGAGTGGAGGGTTTGTAGGCTTACTGGTGATGCTCTTCAAGCTTTCGATAACGTTAACATCTGA